Genomic DNA from Coffea arabica cultivar ET-39 chromosome 7e, Coffea Arabica ET-39 HiFi, whole genome shotgun sequence:
ctaaaaaaaagagGATCAATAATGAAATTAACTCTACCTAAAAATCATGACGTAGCAATCATACATGAAACATCTTATTAACTAAGTTACTTTTTGTCATCAAAAGTGGAATGAATTTCTCTCTTTCTACTAAAATGGTCAATCAATATGAAACTGAAACTACAGAATGATAATGTTCAAAATTTTAATACTTCTATTCCCATTGAACAACTCCCACATTGGTCTTCCAAATAATAGGTGTGAGTATTGTAAACTCTGACACTCACTTTTAATACCCTTAAGTTATTAAGTTAAATTATTTCTCAAAACTCCTGTTGATCTGTCATTATAAATCACCAATTCCCGCATACTCATATGGTAGAAACCTCTATGGTTTCCTTGATTTGTCCGTATTGAACACAAGAGATCCTTGTTGTGTCCCACCAAGGACTAGCATCATCCGGTTTCGCTGATAATAATTGTCATGACAAGATAAGCACAAGTAGTATAAATTAAGTTGTGACGAGCATACCACGCATAgatattttaaattcaaaatagaaCAAATCTTTCTTTGTCAAATAAACAATAAGACAGTCAGGAAAACTATCATTAATTTGTTGTGTGCATTCTAAATGCAACATATATTGCCTctgaaatattttcaaaatcagttaCTTGTTATAAACTGTGACCCCTATAATTTCTAAGTATTTCTTTCGGTACACCTATCAGCCAAAGGACATTAAGTTTGCTTTCCACGCCAATCTGTGGAATTTGTCTCAAAATGTACATATTTCGAGTGGTTGATGACAAATGAAAGTTCACAGTAACGAAATTGTATATATGTAATGCAACTACTTCAGAGAGTCCAATCAAAGAGATCATACTTGTCAACTTGCATATACGACTCGAGTCTTAGTAAACAAGTTCAATTATTTGAGTTCCGTCTTTACTAAACCAGAATAGTGTTCTAAAATAGGTTTGAATACTTAGCTTCTTACTTACATCCTAGTTGCACATCTCTTAATGTTTCGACGTGAGATTGAAGTATCATACTCATCGTTTGCCATTTTAAACACTTCTTACATATATACATGAATGACATGTTAGTAATTTTTAGTGTTGTACAGAAATGAACTAGTTTTATGTCTCTGCACAAAAACTAcaagtgattaaaaaaaaatttaagcttTAGAATAAAGTAGTAATTTGGACATTTAAACTAATGTATTGTGCTATGTAGTGATTCAAACATTTGAATTTAATGGCATATAACCCTTAGGTAAGATGAGTTAAATTTGTTAaataataaattaatttaataatctcaaaaaataataaatgtcAGAATATTAGAGACCTTCTAGAATATCTCAACTAGTGAGTAGGtatatagatagatagatagatagatagatttTATTACCTGCCGCTGATAAGGGCTTCTTTGAGCCAATTGTCAAACTCTAAAGCCCAGGAAGCAACAGAATCATCTTTGTTGTCAGGTCTAGCAGACTTCAAATTGTGAGTGGCAGTTCCTGAACCAATTATCAGTACTCCTTCTTCCTTGAGAGGTGCCAATGCTTTTCCAACATTATAATGATGAGTGGCATCCTGGCTTGTTTGGATTGAGAGCTGGCAAACTGGGATATCAGCCTCTGGATACATGACCATCAATGGAACCCATGCACCATGGTCCAAACCACGCTCTTTATCCTCGTTCACCTGCTTGAATCCAGATCCCTCAAGCAGCTCTTTCACCCTTTTTGCCAATTCTGGTGCCCCTGGTGCTGGATATTTGAGCTGTTGATTTgagaaaacaacaaaagaaataatggttaaataaaataattaggaTAAATTACTTAtaaccccttgtgattttacaTAATGCTAGATGACCCTCATAAGGTTTCAAAATAGCCACATAATCCcctataattttatataaagtgaaaaatgagcgGAATGCACGATCAGGTATGGCCTTTATACCAAACGCACTCTAAAAGTGCGTGTAATAAAATCTTAATTTCCATGTAACACTCTTATGGTTTTAGAAATATCTACTTTACGTCAtatgatttttgtatttatccaAATAATCAACCTATACTTTTATATAAGGTAGTCAAGCCATCGATTAAATTCAAAAAGAGATGAATGTCAGAATTTTCTAGCTATcccaaataaaaaggtaaaCGAAGAAGATAAACCTGATACAAGGGCTTGGGAAAGTTGTGGAAGTCATAGATGGTGTCATTGTTGCCATGGATGACATTAACAGTAGGCTCTGACGTTTCCCAGTGACTGGAGATTATCAAAATTGCTTTCGGCCTTTGATTCAAGACTTTTTTGGCAAAAGATTTTAAGAAATGCCTTGGGAGAAGGGAGTCATCAACGGCAATAGCTGGCGTTCCATGAGATACgaagaaagtttcattcaaTGCCATGacaacttttgtttgcttttcttGAAACTTTGGACCAACTGATCGGATGTTATACTGCTCCATGTTTTTACCATTTGATCGTGATTCACATTGGAGAATATTAGGCTGTTCTTCTTAGCTACAATCATTGTGTTAGttgcataatttttgttttggattATAAGTTTTAAGCTACATAATATCCTACCAACTTCATTAACAAAAAGGAATTTTTTATTTGGTCCTGATTCTCATTAGAGAACATTAGGTTGTCCTTCTTAGATACAATAGTTTTTAATGCAAAGAAAATGGTAGCAGTTGTACCAGATTATATCAAATAAAACTGAGGATTGCCTTACTGTGATCGATTTGCGAATGATACGAGTCAATTTATTAATGCAAAGAAAATGGTAGCAGTTGTACCAGATGTTATTAGGCTAAAACTTTTGGTTCAGAACTCCAACAGGCCCCTATCTTAGGCTAAAACTTTTGGTTCAGAAAAGTCTATGATTCTGAGTTGTGTATGATATATTGATGACTTCGTCAATGACGTGCcatcaaatcaaattttgattCCCCCTTCTCTCTAGAATTTTTTTAGTCAaaatcttcttcatttcttccatAGAAGAGAGACCGATCAGGTCTTTTCCAAGAGAAAAGGAGCACTCTCTTTAGTTTTTAATTTCTcttatttgaataaattctcttttagggttttctagtGAGAAATTCTTTTCTCCTAAAATCTCTTAGTAAGCGTTTCTTCTCTCCTAAATTGTTCTAATGACAGTTTTATTCCCTCCGGATTTTTCATTGTGAGAGTTTATTTagtttttatcctttttttgtgaaatttgagattttgtagatTTAGAATCTAGTGTCTCAAATATAGAACTTCTCTATTATTGTCAGATCTAAATTTCTCTTTGAACTTGCACTAGTTTTAATCAGATCTGACTATTAGAAGACATGCACAGATGTATTTTTGGGTTACAATGATTCATCTGAATGGAAAATATATAAGAGTTTCAATGTTATCTTTATTTGTATTGATTTCTTAGATTTTTTATAACTATTGATTTTAGATCTATATGTATCTGTATCATATTTGTTTGATGTATTTTTGCAATTAGTGtagatttattgaatgaaatgattttttttattcaaaaaaaaaaagcctgtGATCTATAATCAATTCCcctgatattttttttttaaatgttggAGTTATCAATTATTGCATAACTTCCTATTGCAGAATGGTTTTGTAAGTACAGTCTAAAGGAGACTAATCAAATCGAATTGTCTCGTattcaattttatttaattttgacttgtttatttaCCGAATGGATTTCGAACGAACTTTTATTGAACCGAACTCCAGTCAAATTTGAGtagtttgaaatttttatatataaaatctACTTTTACACTAATTGAGCCAAATTCAACCTGAGTTTGAAAGTTAATTGAATATAAATAGTTGCCTGAATTAAGTATTATTCTCCTCTCGCATGATGTGAACCTGATTCTCCAAAGACTGCTCGAGAAAAAATTGAATTGATCAGGTAGCAGAAGAATCTATTTTGACCAGATTATGGAATAGTAATTACCTTGTTAGACCTAAACAAAActcgtctctagaaacctagtggattggttatcaGCTTGAAAGAACGAGATGATGTAATCACCTTGCCTTAAACACCACAAGTATCAaaactaaatacttgatacagttCAAAAAGAAACTCAcgttccatcaaggaactccataaaaggaaACAACTCATTTTTATTAATTTGGTTTGTGTCTTTCTTGATGGCTTATGATCCAATTCAAGaacttgtttctttcttctttttttcaccACGGATCagattcttttctcttttttttcttttttttcttttttttacaaTTCGCCAATTGAAGGAAACAAGGCAGCCACAACTTTAAGTTCAAGACAATGAACTTAGGGTTTACACACTTCATTATTCCTTTCTCCAACCGATGCAACTTGAGAATTCAGTGCTGGCTCAACacactttccttcaaaatctgcaagaaaaatacaagaattaggactagtaacatgctcaaaataaggtAAAGTCGATGAATGAATCAAAGTTAaagaacaagaatcaaaatCTGAAATTCCCTCTTTAAGATGAATTTGGATTGACTCTCCAAAGGTGAGGACAGATTTGAACATATCCAATTCCATGAATTGACACCAAATTGATTTAACTGCTAGAACATAAACTCCATGGAAGccagtgaattgtacaagtgactttaaaatggaacattgcatgactatcTCCACTTGAATTCACTTAATCTACACAAAAGAAGAAatactaaacaaagcaaaggtaagtttgttaggaaaacaatAAGCTCTCACATTCTCATGCAAAATTAGCTcacttgatttttcactcaTCTCAGCAgattttccatctctttttttaGCTCAATGGCCTCAGTTGTTATCACTATGGTCGAAGCACACCTGGATCTTTCCTCACGCAATTCTTTTGAAAGTTTACTAGCTTTTCTATTTCACTTTCCTCAACTTTGACCTCATATGCACTCTCAAATTTTACCTCAAACTCAATTTTATCTTCCCACTTTTCAGTTTCAATTACAATTTCCTCAATCTTGGCCCTTTCaacttgatttttcttttgttttccttgaagAAGGCGTTGATAAAATATCCCACCATGACTCCTCCTTAGACAACTCAATTGCAGCCTTAGACTTTGAAGAAATTGATGTATTAGACTTGTTTTCCCTTTTGAGtggttttttctcttttggttcatcatgatacgaaatatgggccgcttatgggccatgttttgggctgcaagagattgaatcttttagtaatagttagtagtttattttctagatt
This window encodes:
- the LOC113700975 gene encoding 4,5-DOPA dioxygenase extradiol; amino-acid sequence: MEQYNIRSVGPKFQEKQTKVVMALNETFFVSHGTPAIAVDDSLLPRHFLKSFAKKVLNQRPKAILIISSHWETSEPTVNVIHGNNDTIYDFHNFPKPLYQLKYPAPGAPELAKRVKELLEGSGFKQVNEDKERGLDHGAWVPLMVMYPEADIPVCQLSIQTSQDATHHYNVGKALAPLKEEGVLIIGSGTATHNLKSARPDNKDDSVASWALEFDNWLKEALISGRFEDVNHYLEKAPYGKLAHPEPDHFYPLHIAMGAAGQNAKAELIHSSWFAHTLSFSSFKFTSTI